The Triticum aestivum cultivar Chinese Spring chromosome 7B, IWGSC CS RefSeq v2.1, whole genome shotgun sequence genome window below encodes:
- the LOC123162955 gene encoding BTB/POZ and MATH domain-containing protein 2-like, whose translation MVPPSDMQQNFIDFLLAGEGTDVVFHVGGETFAAHRCVLAARSTVFRAALFGPMKEGTSTDTTVQIEDMDAAVFKAMLGFIYSDSFPTLVLDENEGDLLQHLLVAADRYNLTRLQAMCERELCEHIEVGTATTILALAEQHDCNGLRKACYKFLQCPDNLRAVVDTDGFDQLCRGCPSLMKDMILSYEGGGRTSY comes from the coding sequence ATGGTGCCTCCGTCCGACATGCAACAGAACTTCATCGACTTTCTCCTGGCAGGGGAGGGCACCGACGTGGTCTTCCATGTGGGTGGTGAGACCTTCGCCGCCCATCGATGTGTTCTCGCGGCCCGGTCTACGGTCTTTAGAGCAGCTCTCTTTGGGCCCATGAAGGAGGGCACATCGACGGACACCACTGTGCAGATAGAGGACATGGACGCTGCGGTGTTCAAGGCGATGCTTGGGTTCATCTACAGTGACTCATTTCCTACGCTGGTGCTGGATGAAAACGAGGGCGACCTGCTGCAGCACCTGCTCGTTGCGGCGGACAGGTACAACCTCACAAGACTCCAGGCAATGTGCGAGAGGGAGCTGTGCGAGCACATCGAAGTGGGTACTGCGACCACCATCCTAGCGCTTGCCGAGCAGCACGACTGCAATGGGCTGAGGAAGGCGTGCTACAAATTCCTCCAGTGTCCGGACAACCTGAGGGCGGTGGTTGACACGGACGGCTTTGATCAATTGTGCAGGGGTTGCCCCTCTCTTATGAAAGACATGATCCTCTCTTATGAGGGCGGTGGTAGGACTTCATATTAA
- the LOC123158680 gene encoding BTB/POZ and MATH domain-containing protein 2-like — protein sequence MSFTGQSIFTGGKLLDDEATPIINAGAASGYHLLVVEGHSRCRGSICSRIFIIGGQRWRIYYFPHADGGLITLQLCLLEGSVDPVKAQFEFTFVQEKDKKEPARSRIHGEIFEFRGRYDHRQKVLKREVSEKYVKDDRFIIRCDVVVVREPPSMQENFTELLLSGLGTDIVFGVGGETFAAHRCVLAARSAVFRALLFSPMKEGTPSTTSVVQIDDMDAAVFKAMLGFIYGDSLPDENEGVLMEHLLVAADRYDLPLLRARCEEMLCNHIGVSTAATILVLADQHGCDKLKTACYGFLGCPANLKAIVQTAGFEHLQRSCPRLMKDIILRMLP from the coding sequence ATGTCTTTCACAGGTCAATCCATCTTCACCGGCGGCAAGCTCCTCGACGATGAAGCCACCCCCATCATCAACGCCGGCGCGGCCAGTGGTTACCACTTGCTTGTCGTTGAAGGCCACTCGCGCTGCCGCGGATCCATATGCTCTCGCATTTTCATCATCGGAGGCCAACGTTGGCGCATCTACTACTTCCCCCACGCCGACGGCGGCCTCATAACACTTCAGCTTTGCCTGTTAGAGGGCAGCGTAGATCCGGTGAAGGCACAGTTCGAGTTCACTTTCGTTCAAGAAAAAGATAAGAAAGAGCCGGCACGTTCACGTATCCATGGTGAAATATTTGAATTCCGGGGCCGGTACGACCACCGTCAGAAGGTTCTGAAAAGAGAGGTCTCAGAGAAGTACGTCAAGGACGACCGTTTCATCATCAGGTGCGATGTCGTGGTCGTCAGAGAACCGCCGTCCATGCAGGAAAATTTCACTGAACTTCTACTTTCTGGGTTGGGCACGGACATTGTGTTCGGGGTCGGTGGCGAGACGTTCGCCGCCCACCGGTGCGTACTTGCGGCCCGCTCTGCCGTCTTTAGGGCGTTGCTCTTCAGCCCCATGAAGGAAGGCACGCCATCGACCACCTCTGTCGTGCAAATAGACGACATGGATGCTGCAGTATTCAAGGCGATGCTCGGGTTTATCTACGGTGACTCTCTGCCGGATGAGAACGAGGGCGTCCTTATGGAACACCTGCTTGTCGCGGCGGATAGGTATGACCTCCCGTTGCTGAGGGCGAGGTGCGAGGAGATGCTGTGCAACCACATCGGCGTGAGCACCGCAGCGACCATTCTGGTGCTCGCCGACCAGCATGGCTGTGACAAGTTGAAGACGGCGTGCTATGGTTTCCTCGGCTGTCCCGCGAACCTGAAGGCGATCGTGCAGACTGCAGGGTTTGAACATCTGCAGAGGAGCTGCCCCCGTCTAATGAAGGACATTATCCTTAGGATGCTGCCCTAG